The following coding sequences lie in one Micromonospora sp. R77 genomic window:
- a CDS encoding energy-coupling factor ABC transporter permease has protein sequence MRTLAMHISNGIIDGPVAAVFAAFALAALTLCVLRGRRDLDDRLAPMAGLVAAFIFAVQMLNFPIFTAGVSGHLLGGALAAMLVGPWVGALCVAVVLVVQALVFGDGGVAMLGLNITNMALLGTAAAYLLIAVLLRVLPRTRAGLAVTAFVSALVSVVVASQGFVLEYWLGGTTDLGGNLAGLAGTMAGVHLLIGIGEGLITATTVLTVAKVRPDLVYALRARRPVAPAAAVPVAGGVR, from the coding sequence ATGAGAACCCTGGCGATGCACATCTCGAACGGGATCATCGACGGCCCCGTCGCCGCGGTCTTCGCCGCCTTCGCGCTCGCCGCGCTCACCCTCTGCGTGCTGCGCGGCCGCCGCGACCTGGACGACCGGCTCGCCCCGATGGCCGGCCTGGTGGCCGCGTTCATCTTCGCGGTGCAGATGCTCAACTTCCCGATCTTCACCGCCGGCGTCAGCGGCCACCTGCTCGGTGGGGCGCTCGCCGCGATGCTGGTCGGCCCCTGGGTCGGCGCGCTCTGCGTGGCCGTGGTCCTCGTCGTGCAGGCGCTGGTCTTCGGCGACGGCGGGGTGGCCATGCTCGGCCTCAACATCACCAACATGGCGCTGCTCGGCACCGCCGCCGCGTACCTGCTGATCGCGGTGCTGCTGCGGGTGCTGCCGCGCACCCGGGCCGGGCTGGCGGTCACCGCGTTCGTCTCCGCCCTGGTCAGCGTCGTCGTCGCCAGCCAGGGTTTCGTCCTGGAGTACTGGCTCGGCGGCACCACCGACCTCGGCGGCAACCTGGCCGGCCTGGCCGGCACGATGGCCGGCGTGCACCTGCTCATCGGCATCGGCGAGGGCCTGATCACCGCCACCACGGTGCTCACCGTCGCCAAGGTCCGTCCCGACCTGGTGTACGCGCTGCGCGCCCGCCGCCCGGTCGCGCCGGCCGCCGCCGTCCCGGTCGCCGGAGGGGTCCGATGA
- the cbiQ gene encoding cobalt ECF transporter T component CbiQ, whose amino-acid sequence MGAGHAHVLYRESSSPVHRLPPEVKIAAMVVFTVAVVATPREAYWAFGGYALLVAVVAALARVGPGWLLGRALIELPFVLFAFALPFLGAGERVEVAGLHLSVDGLLGGWNILAKGTLGVLASLLLAATTTTRDLIVGLDRLRCPQVLTQIATFMLRYLEVLVGEARRMRVARVSRGDDPRFLWQLRGFAAGVGSLFLRAFERGERVYLAMVSRGYSGRMPAVWQGAGAATAGQWATAATVPLLAATIAATAVVLT is encoded by the coding sequence ATGGGTGCCGGACACGCGCACGTCCTCTACCGGGAGTCCAGCTCGCCGGTCCACCGCCTCCCGCCCGAGGTCAAGATCGCCGCGATGGTGGTCTTCACCGTCGCCGTGGTCGCCACGCCGCGGGAGGCGTACTGGGCCTTCGGCGGGTACGCCCTGCTGGTCGCCGTCGTGGCCGCGCTGGCCCGGGTCGGTCCCGGTTGGCTGCTCGGCCGGGCCCTGATCGAGTTGCCGTTCGTGCTCTTCGCGTTCGCGCTGCCGTTCCTCGGGGCGGGGGAGCGGGTCGAGGTGGCCGGGCTGCACCTCTCCGTCGACGGGCTGCTCGGCGGCTGGAACATCCTCGCCAAGGGCACGCTCGGCGTACTCGCGTCGCTCCTGCTGGCCGCGACCACCACGACCCGGGACCTGATCGTCGGCCTGGACCGGCTGCGCTGCCCGCAGGTCCTCACCCAGATCGCCACCTTCATGCTGCGTTACCTGGAGGTGCTGGTCGGCGAGGCCCGGCGGATGCGGGTGGCCCGGGTGTCCCGGGGCGACGACCCCCGGTTCCTGTGGCAGCTGCGCGGCTTCGCCGCCGGGGTGGGTTCGCTCTTCCTGCGCGCGTTCGAGCGGGGCGAGCGGGTCTATCTGGCGATGGTGTCCCGGGGCTACTCGGGGCGGATGCCGGCGGTGTGGCAGGGCGCGGGCGCGGCCACCGCCGGACAGTGGGCGACCGCGGCGACCGTGCCGCTGCTGGCCGCCACCATCGCCGCCACCGCCGTCGTGCTGACATGA
- a CDS encoding energy-coupling factor ABC transporter ATP-binding protein yields the protein MIGSVQNPPSLDVRGVRYAYPDGHVALHGVDLTVPRGERVALLGPNGAGKTTLVLHLNGILTATEGTVTVGGLPVSRDRATLAEIRRRVGIVFQDPDDQLFLPTVAEDVAFGPANLGLRGAELTARVDEALAAVGMTEHRDRAPHHLSFGQRRRVAVATVLAMHPEILVLDEPSSNLDPAARRELAEILRGLPVTLLMVTHDLPYAAELCDRSVILDAGRIVADAPTVEILTDPALLAAHRLELPYGFDPRAVARSA from the coding sequence ATGATCGGATCCGTGCAGAACCCTCCCTCCCTGGACGTGCGCGGCGTCCGGTACGCGTACCCGGACGGTCACGTCGCCCTGCACGGGGTGGACCTGACCGTGCCGCGCGGCGAGCGGGTGGCGCTGCTCGGGCCGAACGGCGCCGGCAAGACCACGCTGGTGCTGCACCTCAACGGCATCCTCACCGCCACCGAGGGCACGGTCACCGTCGGTGGCCTGCCGGTCAGTCGGGACCGGGCGACCCTCGCCGAGATCCGCCGCCGGGTCGGCATCGTCTTCCAGGACCCCGACGACCAGCTCTTCCTGCCCACCGTCGCCGAGGACGTGGCGTTCGGCCCGGCCAACCTGGGGCTGCGCGGCGCGGAGCTGACCGCCCGGGTGGACGAGGCCCTCGCCGCCGTGGGCATGACCGAGCACCGGGACCGCGCCCCGCACCACCTCTCCTTCGGGCAGCGCCGCCGGGTGGCGGTGGCCACCGTGCTCGCCATGCACCCGGAGATCCTGGTGCTGGACGAGCCCTCGTCCAACCTGGACCCGGCGGCCCGGCGGGAGCTGGCGGAGATCCTGCGTGGCCTGCCGGTGACCCTGCTGATGGTCACCCACGACCTGCCGTACGCGGCGGAGCTGTGCGACCGGTCGGTGATCCTCGACGCGGGCCGGATCGTCGCGGACGCCCCGACCGTGGAGATCCTCACCGACCCGGCCCTGCTGGCCGCGCACCGGCTGGAACTGCCGTACGGCTTCGACCCCCGCGCGGTCGCCCGCTCTGCCTGA
- a CDS encoding thioredoxin domain-containing protein — protein sequence MSSRKGQRDAARVVREQIAREKRRKRALWTSVAAVAVLVIAGLIGWSVLRSQKSDSWTAPPGANDPGTGIVVGNGDAPVTIDLYEDYLCPACRQFQQTTGPTIKQLVAAGKAKVVFHPVAYLNRFSTTEYSTRASAASGCAAKGGKFTEFTDALFAKQPAEGSAGLSNDELIDIGAGVGLNKDDFGACVKDGTYKGWTEHVTDDASKAGVTGTPTIKVNGKDVEDRSPAGVTAAVEAAGK from the coding sequence ATGAGTAGTCGCAAGGGGCAACGGGACGCGGCGCGGGTGGTCCGCGAGCAGATCGCCCGCGAGAAGCGGCGCAAGCGGGCCCTGTGGACGTCCGTCGCGGCGGTGGCCGTGCTGGTGATCGCCGGGCTGATCGGCTGGTCGGTCCTGCGCAGCCAGAAGTCCGACAGCTGGACCGCCCCGCCCGGCGCCAACGACCCCGGCACCGGCATCGTGGTCGGCAACGGCGACGCCCCGGTCACCATCGACCTGTACGAGGACTACCTCTGCCCGGCCTGCCGGCAGTTCCAGCAGACCACCGGCCCGACGATCAAGCAGCTGGTCGCCGCCGGCAAGGCGAAGGTGGTCTTCCACCCGGTCGCCTACCTGAACCGCTTCTCCACCACCGAATACTCCACCCGGGCGTCGGCCGCCTCCGGCTGCGCCGCCAAGGGCGGCAAGTTCACGGAGTTCACCGACGCGCTCTTCGCGAAGCAGCCGGCGGAGGGCAGCGCGGGGCTGAGCAACGACGAGCTGATCGACATCGGGGCCGGCGTCGGGCTGAACAAGGACGACTTCGGCGCATGCGTCAAGGACGGCACGTACAAGGGGTGGACCGAGCACGTCACCGACGACGCGAGCAAGGCCGGCGTCACCGGCACCCCCACCATCAAGGTCAACGGCAAGGACGTCGAGGACCGCAGCCCCGCGGGCGTCACGGCGGCCGTGGAGGCGGCCGGCAAGTGA
- a CDS encoding MauE/DoxX family redox-associated membrane protein, with translation MTVTAPSTRRWPAVRPWLGTAARLGLATVWLIAGGAKVGDLAGSGRAVNAYRILPYEVATAIGAALPFVELALGVLLLLGLATRLAAGVSAALLVVFVTGIASAWSRGLAIDCGCFGSGGQLAAGQAPSYLPEILRDLGFLALAGFLLIWPRTPFSVDGWLTGEPPVEDEDE, from the coding sequence ATGACCGTGACCGCACCGAGCACCCGCCGCTGGCCCGCCGTACGGCCCTGGCTCGGCACCGCCGCCCGACTCGGGCTGGCCACCGTCTGGCTGATCGCCGGCGGCGCCAAGGTCGGTGACCTGGCCGGCTCCGGCCGGGCCGTCAACGCCTACCGGATCCTGCCGTACGAGGTGGCCACCGCGATCGGTGCCGCGCTGCCCTTCGTGGAGCTGGCGCTCGGCGTACTCCTGCTCCTCGGGCTGGCCACCCGGCTGGCCGCCGGGGTCTCCGCGGCGCTGCTGGTGGTCTTCGTCACCGGCATCGCCTCGGCCTGGAGCCGCGGCCTGGCCATCGACTGCGGCTGCTTCGGCAGCGGCGGGCAGCTCGCCGCCGGGCAGGCCCCGAGCTATCTCCCGGAGATCCTCCGGGACCTGGGTTTCCTGGCGCTCGCCGGATTTCTGCTGATCTGGCCCCGCACCCCGTTCTCGGTGGACGGCTGGTTGACGGGCGAACCACCCGTGGAGGACGAGGATGAGTAG
- a CDS encoding sigma-70 family RNA polymerase sigma factor — MIPAPRDTAAATDPVGEAARESATRWALAARDGDPVAQAAFVRATQAEVWRFAAALVDPESADDLTQDTYLRAFRSLPSFEGRSSARTWLLGIARRACADHLRTVVRRRRLDERLAAHAWTDRPHPDPAGHLGAADLVRRLPADRRAAFVLTQLLGLSYAETAAVEGVPVGTIRSRVARARCDLVEAVGDAIAG, encoded by the coding sequence GTGATCCCCGCCCCGCGCGACACCGCCGCCGCCACGGACCCGGTGGGCGAGGCTGCGCGGGAGTCGGCGACCCGCTGGGCGTTGGCCGCCCGGGACGGGGACCCGGTCGCCCAGGCCGCCTTCGTCCGGGCCACCCAGGCCGAGGTGTGGCGGTTCGCCGCGGCGCTGGTCGACCCGGAGAGCGCCGACGACCTCACCCAGGACACCTACCTGCGGGCGTTCCGGTCGCTGCCGTCGTTCGAGGGCCGCTCCAGCGCCCGGACCTGGCTGCTCGGCATCGCCCGCCGGGCCTGCGCCGACCACCTGCGTACGGTGGTCCGCCGCCGGCGACTCGACGAACGGCTCGCCGCGCACGCCTGGACCGACCGGCCGCACCCAGACCCGGCCGGGCACCTGGGCGCCGCCGACCTGGTCCGCCGGCTCCCGGCCGACCGGCGGGCCGCGTTCGTCCTCACCCAACTGCTCGGCCTGTCGTACGCGGAGACCGCTGCGGTGGAGGGGGTGCCGGTGGGCACCATCCGCTCCCGGGTCGCCCGGGCGCGCTGCGACCTGGTCGAGGCGGTCGGCGATGCGATCGCCGGCTGA
- a CDS encoding zf-HC2 domain-containing protein — protein MTCDDVRAALSARLDGEDPGVSSTALDTHTDTCPGCRSWLARAERVTRLTRLQAVAVPDLTAPVLAAVAAEQGAARQAATATARARRQVLRVAVAVAAVAQLAVALPILLAGLGVDADPHTSREMASFDAALAVGFALAAWRPERARAFLPVALVLAVCLAGTSAVDIANSTTAMVHEVGHLAAVVQAGLLWALGRTSGDPDRRLPVVLAAGRG, from the coding sequence ATGACATGCGACGACGTACGCGCGGCGCTGTCGGCGCGGCTCGACGGGGAGGACCCCGGGGTGTCGTCGACGGCACTGGACACGCACACCGACACCTGCCCCGGCTGCCGCTCCTGGCTGGCGCGCGCCGAGCGGGTGACCCGGCTCACCCGGTTGCAGGCGGTGGCCGTACCCGACCTGACCGCGCCGGTGCTGGCCGCGGTCGCCGCCGAGCAGGGCGCGGCCCGACAGGCCGCGACGGCGACCGCCCGGGCCCGGCGGCAGGTGCTGCGGGTCGCCGTGGCGGTGGCCGCGGTCGCCCAGCTCGCCGTGGCGCTGCCGATCCTGCTGGCCGGGCTGGGTGTCGACGCGGACCCGCACACCAGCCGCGAGATGGCCTCGTTCGACGCGGCGCTGGCCGTCGGGTTCGCGCTGGCCGCCTGGCGGCCGGAGCGGGCCCGGGCCTTCCTGCCGGTGGCGCTGGTGCTGGCGGTCTGCCTGGCCGGCACCAGCGCGGTGGACATCGCCAACTCGACCACCGCCATGGTGCACGAGGTCGGTCACCTGGCAGCCGTGGTGCAGGCCGGGCTGCTCTGGGCGTTGGGCCGGACGAGCGGCGACCCGGACCGTCGGCTGCCCGTCGTGCTCGCGGCGGGACGCGGGTGA
- a CDS encoding copper resistance CopC/CopD family protein has protein sequence MAGMTAAVSRRHDRRWLARVGAAAGLLLTVVALLLAPATPASAHAVLVSSSPAASAVVPSGPAEVVLTFSEGVRKVPGKVRVIAPDGSRADRGEPSFRGAVVTIPVDPAGARGTYLVSYRVISADSHPVSGAFTYSVGAPSPPPADSGSDNRADPVVGNAVKVAKYLGYAGLLLLVGPALVLAALWPRRLSRRGPARLAWAGLGLLTVATVADLWLQVPYTAGGGLFDVTGAGLGDVLGSTFGTAHLVRLGLLAAAAFLLRPLFAGPVGRTDGIILAILGGAALFTWPLAGHPAASPAPAVSVLVDAVHLGSMAVWLGGLVMLAGFLLPRADERELGAILPIWSRWAALAVAALLLAGTVQGLIEVATPKALVDTTYGRLLLAKIVLFAAVIGVAAYSRALVRRRTAQGRPDRMRRAVWVELAITAVVLGVSATLVQTTPARTAETGAAGTPAGYFSTTLASPVASIQVELDPAAKGNNSVHLYAYTKDNRPQPVQEWKGTAALPSAGIEPITIPLLPLTDNHATGEINLPASGEWQFRFTVRTSDIDQATVTVTVPIS, from the coding sequence ATGGCGGGCATGACTGCTGCCGTATCCCGCCGGCACGACCGTCGATGGCTCGCCCGGGTGGGCGCCGCCGCCGGTCTGCTGCTCACCGTCGTCGCCCTGCTGCTCGCCCCGGCCACCCCGGCCAGCGCCCATGCCGTGCTGGTCAGCAGCAGCCCGGCGGCCTCGGCGGTGGTGCCGAGCGGGCCCGCCGAGGTGGTGCTGACCTTCAGCGAGGGGGTCCGCAAGGTGCCCGGCAAGGTCCGGGTGATCGCCCCGGACGGCTCCCGCGCGGACCGGGGCGAGCCGTCGTTCCGGGGTGCGGTGGTGACCATCCCGGTGGACCCGGCCGGCGCCCGCGGCACCTACCTGGTCAGCTACCGGGTGATCTCCGCCGACAGCCACCCGGTCTCCGGCGCGTTCACCTACTCGGTGGGTGCCCCGTCGCCGCCCCCGGCCGACTCCGGCAGCGACAACCGCGCCGACCCGGTGGTGGGCAACGCGGTCAAGGTGGCGAAATACCTCGGCTACGCCGGCCTGCTGCTGCTGGTCGGCCCGGCGCTGGTGCTCGCCGCGCTCTGGCCCCGGCGGCTGTCCCGCCGGGGACCGGCCCGGCTGGCCTGGGCCGGGCTGGGGCTGCTGACCGTGGCCACCGTCGCCGACCTGTGGTTGCAGGTGCCGTACACCGCCGGGGGCGGGCTCTTCGACGTGACCGGCGCCGGCCTCGGTGACGTGCTGGGCAGCACCTTCGGCACCGCGCACCTGGTCCGGCTGGGGCTGCTGGCGGCGGCGGCGTTCCTGCTCCGGCCGCTCTTCGCCGGCCCGGTCGGCCGCACCGACGGGATCATCCTGGCCATCCTCGGCGGGGCCGCGCTCTTCACCTGGCCGCTGGCCGGGCACCCGGCCGCCTCGCCCGCGCCGGCGGTCTCCGTGCTGGTGGACGCGGTGCACCTGGGCAGCATGGCGGTCTGGCTGGGCGGCCTGGTGATGCTCGCCGGGTTCCTGCTGCCCCGGGCCGACGAGCGGGAACTGGGGGCGATCCTGCCGATCTGGTCCCGCTGGGCGGCGCTCGCCGTCGCCGCGCTGCTGCTCGCCGGCACCGTGCAAGGGCTGATCGAGGTGGCCACCCCGAAGGCCCTGGTCGACACCACGTACGGGCGGCTGCTGCTTGCCAAGATCGTGCTCTTCGCGGCGGTGATCGGGGTGGCCGCGTACTCCCGGGCGCTGGTGCGGCGGCGGACCGCGCAGGGGCGTCCCGACCGGATGCGGCGGGCGGTCTGGGTGGAGCTGGCGATCACCGCGGTGGTGCTGGGCGTCTCGGCGACCCTGGTGCAGACCACCCCGGCCCGCACCGCCGAAACCGGTGCGGCCGGTACGCCCGCCGGCTACTTCTCCACCACGCTCGCCAGCCCGGTCGCCTCGATCCAGGTGGAGCTGGACCCGGCCGCGAAGGGCAACAACTCCGTACACCTCTACGCGTACACCAAGGACAACCGGCCGCAGCCGGTGCAGGAGTGGAAGGGGACCGCCGCCCTCCCGTCGGCCGGGATCGAGCCGATCACGATCCCGCTGCTGCCGTTGACCGACAACCACGCCACCGGGGAGATCAACCTGCCCGCCTCGGGGGAGTGGCAGTTCCGCTTCACCGTCCGGACGTCCGACATCGACCAGGCAACGGTGACCGTCACCGTGCCGATCAGTTAA
- a CDS encoding YcnI family protein gives MIRLRRTATAAALALTTVATAVFGLAGPASAHVTVNPKEATQGGYGRFAFRVPNESDQASTVKVEVVLPENAPVGSVSTMPVPGWTVAVEKRKVDPPVEVHGSQITEAVAKLTWTAAANGGVKPGEFQEFPVSMGPLPQVDRMVFKVLQTYSDKNVSRWIEEPTPGSPEPENPAPVLTLTAASPSAAPSAAAAATGDDSAGGGTAWGIAGLVAGLAGLVLGGLALLRTRREPAPKA, from the coding sequence ATGATCCGTCTCCGGCGTACCGCAACCGCCGCCGCGCTCGCGCTCACCACCGTGGCCACCGCCGTGTTCGGCCTGGCCGGGCCCGCCTCGGCGCACGTCACGGTGAACCCGAAGGAGGCGACCCAGGGCGGGTACGGCCGGTTCGCCTTCCGGGTGCCGAACGAGAGCGACCAGGCCTCGACGGTCAAGGTGGAGGTGGTGCTGCCGGAGAACGCCCCGGTCGGTTCGGTCTCCACGATGCCGGTGCCGGGCTGGACGGTGGCGGTGGAGAAGCGCAAGGTGGACCCGCCGGTCGAGGTGCACGGCAGCCAGATCACCGAGGCGGTCGCCAAGCTGACCTGGACGGCCGCCGCGAACGGCGGCGTCAAGCCGGGCGAGTTCCAGGAGTTCCCGGTCTCGATGGGGCCGCTGCCGCAGGTGGACCGGATGGTCTTCAAGGTGCTCCAGACGTACTCCGACAAGAACGTGTCCCGGTGGATCGAGGAGCCGACGCCCGGCAGCCCGGAGCCGGAGAACCCGGCGCCGGTGCTCACCCTGACCGCCGCCTCGCCCTCGGCGGCCCCGAGCGCCGCCGCCGCTGCGACCGGCGACGACTCGGCGGGTGGGGGAACGGCGTGGGGGATCGCCGGCCTGGTGGCGGGCCTGGCCGGCCTGGTCCTCGGCGGCCTGGCCCTCCTGCGCACCCGCCGGGAGCCCGCGCCGAAGGCCTGA
- a CDS encoding glycosyltransferase family 87 protein has protein sequence MPAESVAPPAVTEDDRSGRTARRVVTVLALAAMLPALYLPGLVHDFFDLKIYMRAMDWWAAGHPLYDYVQPDRVQGELYFTYPPFSALLLRPFALLPLGATVAIFTGLTVLGVVVTTRWLVLPVIARHDLPRLFTVTVAVLLAFAVESTRETITFGQINMLLVVLILADLLFAVPGGRRWAGVGVGLATALKLFPGIFIVYLLATRRWRAAAVASATAALATLLAAAVAPADSWRFWTHELWATGRVGRTDYTGNQSLFGLLSRITAPEKPSQLPWLLLVAVVTGYGLWRAARAARAGDALAGLTLTGLVGGLVSPITWTHHLYWFIPAVVVLVDAALGTGAGTREGARRRRWLWALAAGTAFVIIYGVVTFQDWGVAPARTDDLGEFVVRNAYVLLSLVLLVALPARPAAATPGEPTTPGNLHQMDS, from the coding sequence GTGCCAGCCGAATCCGTAGCGCCACCCGCCGTCACCGAGGACGACCGGAGTGGCCGTACGGCACGGCGGGTGGTCACGGTGCTGGCGTTGGCCGCGATGCTGCCGGCGCTCTACCTGCCGGGGCTGGTGCACGACTTCTTCGACCTGAAGATCTACATGCGGGCGATGGACTGGTGGGCGGCCGGGCACCCGCTCTACGACTACGTGCAGCCGGACCGGGTGCAGGGCGAGCTCTACTTCACCTATCCGCCGTTCAGCGCCCTGCTGCTGCGGCCGTTCGCGCTGCTGCCGCTGGGCGCCACCGTGGCGATCTTCACCGGGCTGACCGTGCTCGGCGTGGTGGTGACGACCCGGTGGCTGGTGCTACCGGTGATCGCCCGGCACGACCTGCCCCGGCTGTTCACCGTCACGGTGGCGGTGCTGCTCGCGTTCGCGGTGGAGAGCACCCGCGAGACGATCACCTTCGGCCAGATCAACATGCTGCTGGTCGTGCTGATCCTGGCCGACCTGCTCTTCGCCGTACCCGGTGGGCGGCGGTGGGCCGGGGTGGGCGTCGGGCTCGCGACGGCCCTGAAGCTCTTCCCGGGCATCTTCATCGTCTACCTGCTGGCCACCCGGCGGTGGCGGGCCGCGGCCGTGGCGTCGGCGACGGCCGCGCTGGCGACCCTGCTGGCGGCGGCGGTCGCGCCGGCCGACTCGTGGCGGTTCTGGACCCACGAGCTGTGGGCGACCGGCCGGGTGGGGCGAACCGACTACACCGGCAACCAGTCGCTGTTCGGCCTGCTCAGCCGGATCACCGCGCCGGAGAAGCCGAGCCAGTTGCCCTGGCTGCTGCTGGTGGCCGTGGTGACCGGGTACGGGTTGTGGCGGGCCGCCCGGGCCGCCCGGGCCGGAGACGCGCTGGCGGGTCTCACCCTGACCGGGCTGGTCGGTGGGCTGGTCAGCCCGATCACCTGGACGCACCACCTGTACTGGTTCATCCCGGCGGTGGTGGTGCTGGTGGACGCGGCGCTGGGCACCGGCGCCGGCACCCGCGAGGGGGCCCGCCGTCGACGGTGGCTGTGGGCCCTGGCCGCCGGCACCGCGTTCGTGATCATCTACGGGGTGGTGACGTTCCAGGACTGGGGGGTAGCCCCGGCGCGGACGGACGACCTCGGGGAGTTCGTGGTCCGGAACGCGTACGTGCTGCTCAGCCTGGTGCTGCTGGTGGCGCTGCCGGCCCGGCCGGCGGCGGCCACGCCGGGAGAGCCGACCACGCCCGGAAACTTGCACCAAATGGACAGTTGA
- the orn gene encoding oligoribonuclease produces MADLLVWIDCEMTGLDLGRDALIEVAALVTDPDLNVLGEGVDVVIHADEAALAGMPEIVRTMHAKSGLTEEVRRSTVTLAEAEDMVLDYVTSHVKDARSAPLCGNSIATDRGFIARDMPRLDAHLHYRMIDVSSIKELCRRWYPRVYFGQPQKGLAHRALADIRESIRELEYYRRTVFVPLPGPDVESAKAIAAQL; encoded by the coding sequence GTGGCTGATCTTCTCGTCTGGATCGACTGTGAGATGACCGGGTTGGACCTCGGGCGCGACGCGCTGATCGAGGTCGCCGCGCTCGTCACCGATCCCGATCTCAACGTGCTCGGTGAGGGCGTCGACGTGGTCATCCACGCCGACGAGGCGGCGCTGGCGGGGATGCCGGAGATCGTCCGGACCATGCACGCCAAGTCCGGACTGACCGAGGAGGTCCGACGCTCCACGGTGACGCTGGCCGAGGCGGAGGACATGGTCCTCGACTACGTGACCAGCCACGTCAAGGACGCGCGCAGCGCGCCGCTGTGCGGCAACTCGATCGCCACCGACCGCGGCTTCATCGCCCGCGACATGCCGCGCCTCGACGCCCACCTGCACTACCGCATGATCGACGTCTCCTCGATCAAGGAGCTCTGCCGCCGCTGGTACCCGCGGGTGTACTTCGGGCAGCCGCAGAAGGGGCTCGCGCACCGGGCCCTGGCGGACATCCGGGAGAGCATCCGCGAGCTGGAGTACTACCGGCGTACCGTCTTCGTCCCGCTCCCCGGGCCGGACGTGGAGAGCGCCAAGGCTATCGCCGCGCAGCTCTGA
- a CDS encoding Ig-like domain-containing protein translates to MRTGQDELIRRHTARRDGRRRLVAAGLLAATLAFTSACTGGGDKPSSWQGGGENEASGPKAAATITAPAADAKDVPASTGITFTTKDAKDATVELKDAAGKAVEGTLAEDGKSWLPAGALEYGETYTATVTATGDDGKPATATSHFTTMARPGKQVRISSFLADNQVVGVGMPLIVKFSRAIPQDYRDDVQRRMSVTAKPAQEGIWHWVSPTEVRYRPKEFWQANSVVSYRVQAGGLPLGDGWYGRSDLTVDVKIGSSFVMTVDNRTKKMTVTKDGKVVKTILVSLGKKTTPSSSGTMVVIEKLRKTVFDTMEELGPEEGYRTKIDFAQRLTWGGEFIHAAPWSEGVQGKANVSHGCVNVSMADGAWLFANTRVGDPITVAGTERKLQNGNGWTDWNMSWDEYVKGSALPYQPAQDASPSADPGTGDTPTDEASPTPTA, encoded by the coding sequence ATGCGTACTGGCCAGGACGAGCTGATCCGGCGCCACACCGCCCGCCGGGACGGGCGTCGGCGCCTGGTGGCGGCGGGCCTGCTCGCCGCCACGCTGGCGTTCACCTCCGCGTGCACCGGCGGCGGCGACAAACCGTCGAGCTGGCAGGGCGGTGGGGAGAACGAGGCGAGCGGGCCGAAGGCCGCCGCCACCATCACCGCGCCGGCCGCCGACGCGAAGGACGTGCCGGCGTCGACCGGCATCACCTTCACCACCAAGGACGCCAAGGACGCCACCGTCGAGCTCAAGGACGCGGCCGGCAAGGCCGTCGAGGGCACGCTCGCCGAGGACGGCAAGAGCTGGCTTCCCGCTGGCGCCCTGGAGTACGGCGAGACGTACACCGCGACCGTGACGGCGACCGGCGACGACGGCAAGCCGGCGACGGCGACCAGCCACTTCACCACCATGGCCCGCCCCGGCAAGCAGGTCCGGATCAGCAGCTTCCTCGCCGACAACCAGGTCGTCGGGGTGGGCATGCCGCTGATCGTCAAGTTCAGCCGGGCCATCCCGCAGGACTACCGGGACGACGTCCAGCGTCGGATGTCGGTGACCGCCAAGCCGGCCCAGGAGGGCATCTGGCACTGGGTGAGCCCCACCGAGGTGCGGTACCGCCCGAAGGAGTTCTGGCAGGCCAACTCCGTCGTCTCCTATCGGGTGCAGGCCGGCGGCCTGCCGCTCGGTGACGGCTGGTACGGCCGCTCCGACCTCACCGTGGACGTGAAGATCGGCTCCTCGTTCGTGATGACCGTCGACAACCGCACCAAGAAGATGACGGTCACCAAGGACGGCAAGGTGGTCAAGACGATCCTGGTGAGCCTGGGCAAGAAGACCACCCCGTCGTCGAGCGGCACGATGGTGGTGATCGAGAAGCTGCGCAAGACGGTCTTCGACACGATGGAGGAGCTCGGTCCCGAGGAGGGCTACCGGACGAAGATCGACTTTGCCCAGCGGCTCACCTGGGGTGGCGAGTTCATCCACGCCGCGCCCTGGTCCGAGGGGGTGCAGGGCAAGGCGAACGTGTCGCACGGCTGCGTCAACGTGTCGATGGCCGACGGCGCGTGGCTCTTCGCCAACACCCGGGTCGGCGACCCGATCACCGTCGCCGGCACCGAGCGCAAGCTCCAGAACGGCAACGGCTGGACCGACTGGAACATGAGCTGGGACGAGTACGTCAAGGGCAGCGCCCTGCCGTACCAGCCGGCCCAGGACGCCAGCCCGAGCGCCGACCCCGGCACGGGTGACACGCCGACCGACGAGGCGAGCCCCACGCCGACCGCCTGA